A genomic window from Leptolyngbya sp. BL0902 includes:
- a CDS encoding metallophosphoesterase: MRLFAVGDIHGCATALDTVLGAISPRPTDRIVTLGDYINKGPDSKAVLDCLVRLSRWGILVPLLGNHELKFLIARRLGQAVINGEVFVDQHTLASYAPDRLSHHPLAAEVSVDQAAILRHIPDSHWQLLQDQGLRWFSTDQHIFLHGTLATHLPLLHQPDRAIFWDKLKHPAPHPSGKTLICGHTPQRSGYPLNLGHTVCLDTAACEGQWLTCLEVNSGEIWQANQEGHLRRSHLADYGPIPPTFPHRADPQFEGNHGLPAGPVPSWPTAACMATAAP, from the coding sequence ATGCGCCTCTTCGCCGTCGGTGACATTCATGGCTGTGCAACCGCCCTAGATACCGTATTAGGCGCAATTTCTCCTCGACCGACCGACCGGATTGTTACCCTCGGCGATTACATTAATAAAGGGCCAGATTCCAAGGCTGTTTTAGACTGCCTGGTGCGCCTGTCTCGCTGGGGTATTTTGGTGCCCCTGTTGGGCAACCACGAGCTCAAGTTTTTAATTGCGCGGCGCTTAGGCCAAGCCGTCATCAATGGGGAGGTCTTTGTCGATCAGCACACCCTGGCTTCCTATGCCCCAGATCGGCTCAGCCACCACCCGCTCGCAGCAGAGGTCTCGGTGGATCAGGCCGCCATCCTCCGCCACATCCCCGACAGCCATTGGCAGTTGCTGCAAGACCAAGGGCTGCGATGGTTTTCCACCGATCAGCACATTTTTTTGCACGGCACCCTCGCCACCCACCTGCCCCTTCTCCACCAGCCCGACCGCGCTATTTTTTGGGATAAGTTAAAGCACCCTGCCCCCCACCCATCCGGCAAAACGCTCATCTGTGGCCACACCCCCCAACGCAGTGGGTATCCCCTCAACCTAGGCCACACCGTCTGCCTCGATACAGCGGCCTGCGAAGGGCAGTGGCTCACCTGCCTAGAGGTCAACAGCGGTGAGATTTGGCAAGCCAACCAGGAAGGGCATTTGCGCCGTTCTCACCTAGCCGACTATGGCCCTATCCCCCCCACGTTTCCCCACCGGGCCGATCCCCAGTTCGAGGGAAATCATGGCCTGCCCGCTGGCCCGGTTCCTAGTTGGCCCACCGCTGCCTGTATGGCCACTGCCGCCCCCTAA
- a CDS encoding RNA recognition motif domain-containing protein produces the protein MSIYVGNLAYNATEGDITEVFAEYGAVSRVTVPTDRETGRPRGFAFVEMEQEADEDAAIEALDGAEWMGRELRVNKARPKEKRAGGGAPRGNFGGRGNGGGGNREFSRW, from the coding sequence ATGTCGATTTATGTAGGGAACCTAGCCTACAACGCTACGGAGGGAGACATTACCGAGGTCTTCGCCGAGTATGGAGCCGTTAGCCGAGTGACGGTGCCCACCGACCGGGAAACCGGACGTCCCCGTGGGTTTGCCTTCGTGGAAATGGAACAGGAAGCCGACGAAGACGCTGCTATCGAAGCCCTCGATGGCGCAGAATGGATGGGCCGCGAGCTGCGCGTCAACAAGGCTCGTCCCAAGGAAAAGCGGGCAGGTGGCGGCGCACCTCGGGGCAACTTTGGCGGTCGGGGCAATGGCGGCGGCGGCAACCGCGAGTTCTCTCGCTGGTAA
- a CDS encoding sensor histidine kinase produces MRFQNLDDLRLLCRDQAAFQKLQQILAEQDVLYQQCATQVAQQLREQQDLSAQQRAAEAASQAKSQFLAMMSHELRTPLNAILGLSSLLTQQAVGPLNAKQIEYLHYIQASGDHLLALINDILDLSKIEAGRELLRLSTVDVQGLCQTCLAMVEPRVAGKPITLAYHVDAATETCMADEQRLRQMLLNLLSNAVKFTERGQVQLTVKAVGAMVEFAVTDTGIGIPKDKLKLLFQPFTQLDGSLNRRYGGTGLGLALTQQLAQCHGGYVTVESVVNQGSCFLLYLPQKGHPGRGASLTASSSSIHPGLTAPGLPCPAPYLVLLDSDPERSHPWLVYLQHCGWQVERHHRWDQITTPQPHVLAIAVGSEDSLISLVPDRWPTPHPKVVVLVDAEPLEPWPPNVDNPKVDGSDVDGSDVDGSDANSPNAALPDVNLPPSQAEFLKQIADLTLTLPLTIPKLERLIHLVFP; encoded by the coding sequence ATGCGTTTTCAAAATCTTGATGACCTGCGCCTGCTTTGCCGAGATCAAGCGGCTTTCCAAAAACTTCAGCAGATCTTGGCTGAACAGGACGTCCTCTATCAGCAGTGTGCCACCCAAGTGGCCCAGCAGCTTCGAGAGCAGCAAGATCTGTCTGCCCAGCAGCGAGCTGCCGAGGCGGCCAGTCAGGCTAAAAGCCAGTTTTTGGCGATGATGAGCCACGAGCTGCGCACTCCTCTCAATGCCATTTTGGGTCTGTCATCCCTATTAACTCAGCAGGCCGTGGGGCCGTTAAACGCCAAACAGATAGAATACCTCCACTATATCCAGGCCAGTGGCGATCATTTGCTGGCGCTGATTAACGACATTCTAGACTTATCCAAAATTGAAGCGGGCCGGGAACTGCTGCGGCTCTCGACGGTGGATGTGCAGGGGCTGTGCCAAACCTGTCTCGCCATGGTAGAGCCCCGTGTAGCAGGTAAGCCGATTACCCTGGCGTACCACGTAGATGCCGCCACTGAGACCTGCATGGCCGACGAACAACGCCTGAGACAAATGCTGCTTAATCTGCTTTCCAACGCCGTCAAATTTACCGAGCGGGGGCAGGTGCAGCTCACGGTGAAGGCGGTGGGGGCGATGGTAGAGTTTGCCGTGACCGATACAGGCATCGGGATTCCCAAAGATAAGCTGAAATTGCTGTTCCAACCCTTTACCCAACTGGATGGCAGCCTTAATCGCCGCTACGGCGGCACCGGGTTGGGCCTCGCCCTAACCCAACAACTGGCTCAGTGCCACGGCGGCTATGTCACCGTAGAGTCGGTGGTTAACCAGGGGAGTTGCTTTTTGCTCTACCTTCCCCAAAAGGGCCACCCTGGTAGAGGGGCCTCATTAACGGCATCCTCTTCGTCCATTCACCCCGGCTTAACGGCTCCCGGTCTACCCTGCCCCGCCCCCTACCTCGTACTGCTGGACTCTGATCCTGAGCGTTCTCACCCCTGGCTGGTCTATTTGCAGCACTGCGGCTGGCAAGTAGAACGCCACCACCGATGGGACCAGATCACGACTCCCCAACCCCATGTGTTGGCGATTGCTGTTGGGTCTGAGGATTCTCTGATTTCCCTCGTCCCCGATAGGTGGCCCACCCCGCACCCCAAAGTTGTTGTGCTGGTAGACGCTGAGCCGCTGGAACCCTGGCCACCCAATGTTGATAACCCAAAGGTTGATGGCTCAGATGTTGATGGCTCAGATGTTGATGGCTCAGATGCCAATAGCCCAAACGCCGCTTTACCAGACGTCAACCTGCCGCCATCCCAGGCCGAGTTTCTGAAGCAGATCGCCGACCTAACGCTAACGCTACCCTTGACCATACCCAAGCTAGAGCGGTTGATTCACTTGGTTTTCCCCTGA
- the pyrR gene encoding bifunctional pyr operon transcriptional regulator/uracil phosphoribosyltransferase PyrR, with amino-acid sequence MSASPPVVEILSAEEMRRTLNRLASEVIERGGDLRHLLLLGIYTRGVPLAHMLAHQIQRMEEVKLPVGAIDITLYRDDLDKISTRTPARTKIPFDLTNKVVILVDDVIYSGRTIRAALNAVLDYGRPSAIRLAVLVDRGHRELPIHPDFVGRVLPTAKDESVKVFLHDTDGRDGVQLLKPE; translated from the coding sequence ATGAGTGCCAGCCCTCCCGTTGTCGAAATTTTGTCTGCCGAAGAAATGCGACGGACGCTCAACCGTCTGGCCTCAGAGGTGATCGAGCGAGGGGGCGACCTGCGCCACCTGCTGCTGTTGGGCATCTACACCCGTGGAGTGCCCCTCGCCCATATGTTGGCCCATCAAATCCAGCGCATGGAGGAGGTGAAGCTGCCCGTAGGAGCCATCGACATCACCCTCTATCGCGATGATCTAGACAAAATCAGCACCCGCACCCCTGCCCGCACCAAAATTCCCTTCGATCTCACCAACAAGGTCGTGATTTTGGTAGACGATGTGATCTACAGCGGACGCACCATTCGCGCCGCCCTCAATGCCGTGTTGGACTATGGCCGTCCTAGCGCCATTCGTCTTGCCGTGCTGGTTGATCGGGGCCATCGAGAACTGCCCATTCACCCAGACTTTGTGGGTCGCGTGCTGCCCACCGCCAAGGATGAATCTGTCAAAGTCTTCCTCCACGATACCGATGGCCGGGATGGGGTGCAGTTGTTAAAGCCGGAGTGA
- the fni gene encoding type 2 isopentenyl-diphosphate Delta-isomerase, giving the protein MTRLPLATHETQVRKADHLRICLDESVQCRQVTTGLERFRFRHCALPEVDWQDLALETTFLGHRLGAPLLISSMTGGTEEAQRINQRLATVAQRYGFAMGVGSQRVAVENPDLMTTFRVREVAPDILLLANLGAVQLNYDYGLDQCRRVVDHLEASALILHLNPLQEAVQTRGDTNFKGILNKIEHICAALPVPVVVKEVGNGISAPLVRRLMEAGVAAVDVAGAGGTSWAKVESERATDPLQRRLGQTFADWGIPTADCLIAARQVAPTLPLIASGGLRNGLEVAKTLALGADLAGLAYPFLKAASDSEDAVAALADVLIAELKTVLFCTGQATLSGLCQEGVLLATSITAP; this is encoded by the coding sequence GTGACCAGATTGCCCCTGGCTACCCACGAAACCCAAGTTCGTAAGGCGGATCATCTACGCATTTGCCTTGATGAGAGCGTGCAGTGCCGCCAGGTAACAACAGGCCTGGAGCGGTTTCGGTTTCGCCATTGCGCCCTGCCCGAAGTGGACTGGCAGGATTTGGCCCTAGAGACCACCTTCCTGGGCCATCGGCTGGGGGCACCGCTGCTGATTTCCTCCATGACGGGCGGCACCGAAGAAGCCCAGCGCATTAACCAACGGCTCGCTACCGTAGCTCAGCGCTATGGATTCGCCATGGGGGTTGGCTCTCAGCGGGTGGCCGTGGAAAACCCGGATCTAATGACCACCTTTCGGGTGCGGGAGGTGGCCCCCGATATCCTACTGCTGGCCAACCTGGGGGCGGTGCAGTTGAACTACGACTATGGCCTCGATCAGTGCCGTCGGGTGGTGGATCACCTCGAGGCCAGCGCCCTGATTTTGCACCTCAACCCACTCCAAGAGGCCGTGCAAACCCGAGGCGATACCAATTTCAAAGGGATCTTGAACAAAATTGAGCACATCTGCGCCGCCCTACCCGTGCCCGTGGTGGTCAAAGAGGTGGGCAACGGTATTTCTGCGCCCCTGGTGCGGCGGCTGATGGAAGCAGGTGTTGCCGCCGTGGATGTGGCCGGGGCCGGAGGCACCTCCTGGGCTAAGGTGGAAAGTGAGCGGGCAACGGATCCACTCCAGCGCCGCCTGGGTCAAACCTTTGCCGACTGGGGCATTCCCACCGCCGATTGCCTCATTGCTGCCCGTCAGGTGGCCCCCACCCTGCCGCTGATTGCCTCCGGTGGCCTGCGGAATGGCCTAGAGGTCGCCAAAACCCTCGCCCTCGGAGCCGACTTGGCCGGACTCGCCTATCCCTTCCTCAAAGCCGCCAGCGATTCCGAAGACGCCGTAGCCGCCCTAGCCGATGTCCTGATCGCCGAACTCAAAACCGTCCTCTTCTGCACTGGGCAAGCGACCCTCTCCGGCCTGTGCCAAGAGGGCGTTTTATTAGCCACTTCCATCACAGCCCCCTAA
- a CDS encoding GNAT family N-acetyltransferase: MAFSPLIRDETPDDIPTIRAVTIAAFETLAISLHTEHWIIEALRAAGALTVSLVAVLEDQVVGHIAFSPVTMSDGSAGWYGLGPLSVLPPYQGQGIGTALVKAGLSRLQDLKAQGCCVVGHPAYYPRFGFEPSLVLTCEDIPPEFFFVLSFQGQVPQGTATFHSGFEVDDDPAEPDESQSFSLG; the protein is encoded by the coding sequence ATGGCCTTCAGCCCTCTGATTCGCGACGAGACCCCTGACGACATCCCCACCATTCGGGCCGTCACCATCGCCGCCTTTGAAACCCTTGCCATCAGCCTCCACACCGAACACTGGATTATTGAAGCCCTCCGAGCGGCAGGAGCGCTTACCGTGTCCCTGGTGGCGGTGCTGGAGGATCAAGTAGTTGGCCATATTGCTTTTTCACCCGTCACCATGTCCGACGGTAGCGCAGGATGGTATGGCCTGGGGCCGCTTTCGGTGCTGCCACCCTACCAGGGCCAGGGCATTGGTACAGCTTTGGTGAAAGCAGGGCTATCGCGCCTGCAAGACCTCAAGGCCCAGGGGTGCTGCGTGGTGGGACATCCAGCCTACTACCCACGGTTTGGCTTTGAACCGTCCTTGGTGCTGACCTGCGAAGATATTCCACCTGAGTTCTTCTTTGTGCTGTCTTTTCAGGGCCAAGTGCCCCAGGGCACCGCCACCTTCCACAGCGGATTCGAGGTCGATGACGACCCCGCCGAACCAGACGAATCGCAATCGTTTTCCTTAGGATGA
- a CDS encoding type II toxin-antitoxin system HicB family antitoxin, whose translation MTKHLKYQMVIQWSEEDQSFLVGFPDFPGQQWRTHGDTYAEAVTNGIEALESLVIAYEATGEPLPEPNVIYAAA comes from the coding sequence ATGACTAAACATCTCAAATATCAAATGGTTATTCAATGGTCTGAAGAAGATCAAAGCTTCTTGGTAGGATTTCCTGATTTTCCAGGGCAGCAATGGCGCACTCATGGAGATACCTACGCTGAGGCGGTGACTAATGGTATTGAGGCGTTAGAATCCCTAGTGATCGCCTATGAAGCGACAGGTGAACCACTGCCAGAGCCAAATGTGATCTATGCTGCGGCTTAA
- a CDS encoding type II toxin-antitoxin system HicA family toxin, producing the protein MPQKIRELKRKLRQAGFQEVPGKGSHTNWIHPRYPGKITVSGKDGADAKPYQEKEVDNAIQAVRSQNND; encoded by the coding sequence ATGCCGCAGAAAATCCGAGAGCTAAAACGGAAGTTGCGTCAGGCCGGGTTTCAGGAGGTTCCAGGTAAGGGTAGCCATACCAACTGGATACATCCTCGTTATCCCGGCAAAATCACCGTTTCTGGAAAAGATGGCGCAGATGCCAAACCCTATCAAGAAAAGGAAGTCGATAACGCGATTCAAGCTGTAAGGAGTCAAAATAATGACTAA